The Priestia megaterium NBRC 15308 = ATCC 14581 region AATACCTCCAATATGATCTTCATGACCATGCGTAACAACCAGTGCTCGAACTTTTTCTCGATTCTCTTGCAGGTATGTAATATCAGGTATAATCAAATCAATTCCTAATAAACTTTCGTCAGGGAATTTAGAGCCGCAGTCAATTACAATGATGTCATCATCATATTGAACGGCATACATGTTTTTTCCTATTTCATTAATGCCGCCTAAAGCAAAAATGGATAGTGTGTTTCTATTTGTACTCACACTTATTTCCTCCTATATTTTCAAAATCAATATGCAGAATTTCTACTCTTAGTATGAACATTTATTTCTGGTGCATTCTGTTAAATATGGAGATTTTATTTTTATTTAATAAGAGGGATGCAAGTAAAAAGAAAAGAAGGTCATTTTCCTGATACTACCTCTTATTTTCTTTTTATAACTCCATAAAATATAGACGTTACACATGGAGGTGGATGGAATGAGTAAACAAAATAAAAGCAAAAACCAAGGAGTCAGCAGCAGTGCAGCTGCTGTCGATAATGTGAATAAAAGTATTTTATCAAACGATATTCATACAGATGAGCTTCAAAAAGCAAAAGTAAGCCGTCATAACAAATAAAAGAATGACAACCAAAAGAGCAGCTTTGAGCTGCTCTTGATAAAATAGAGATAGGGAAGTGAAAAAACGTGTCAGAAAACAAAAGTTCTCAATATAAAGAAGAAAATAAGTCAACGCCTAGTCGTCCTCTTGAATATAAAGAACGCACAAATCAATCACAGAGTACACGTCAAATGCTGCGCAGCATTCTCGAATATTCGAGTCGATATCGTTAATAAAATTCTACATATAAAACTGTAAGGATAAGCGGGCAATATAAAAGTTGAAGCACCGCTTTAATACAAAAAAGCAAGCAGCTATGCTTGCTTTTTTGTATGTATAGCCTTATACATATTGAAAAAAAAACATACATACGGTATTTTAGATAAACGTATGTATAATGGTAAACCTGTACATGTATTTTTTGAGAAAAGAAGTGGGGGATTTTATGAATTTACATGATTTTGTTCATGGAGTAGATCCAACAATAAAGCTAGTTATTGAAGATGAGTTTCCTGGAACGCGGTGTGTAGGCGGAAAGTACGTTCCTAGCACACATTCTATTTTTTTATATGAAGAAGATATTAACATACAGTGTCAGCACTTATTTGGTTCAAATGAGTGTTTAGAATCTTATCAATGGATTATTTTAGCTCACGAATTAGGTCATGCGCTAGATGAAGACCTTTTATCTTTGAGTGCAAAGTTTGATCAAACAGACGATATAGGTCTTTTGTATCGAATTGAATGTAATGCTTGGGAGATAGGAGAGAAATTGATTCCTTTTATTAATTCAGAACTATTCTCATTCATAAAAGATCAATCGTTAGCCCATTACCATAAAGAGATGGAGAAGATTAGTTAGAAGAAAAAAAGTTCCTGTGACTTGTACTATAAGGAACTTTTCTTCTTCGAGTTGTTTATTACTTCAAATACTAGTTAATTATTACGCTGGCTGCTGGATCTGCCGCCTTTTTTTCCAATTTCCTCGTAAAATTCTTTACCTTGATTTTTGGAAGTAGCTTCTCCGCCTTTTTCACCAATTTCTTGGTAAAACTCTTTGTCATGATTTTTGGAAGTAGCTTTTCCACCTTTTCTTCCTGCTTCTTCACGACTCATTTTTTCATTCTTTTTATTAGTTGCCATCTTGCATCCCTCCTAATAAATTTGAATTCATAGTCTGTCTTCCCGGTCAAAAAAGGATCAAACTGGTTATTTTATATTTTTTCTAAAAATTAGATTTTTCTCAAAATTATCAGACCACGAAGCCCTGTATAGCAGTATTTATTAAGTTGAAATTAATCTTAAAAAATTTTATATGAAATATGATATGGTTAAGAGAAATAAGAAAAAGGAGCTTAGAAACATGTCAAAATATGTAGAAATGGATACCGCTTCGCTGCGACGGAAAATACAAGAATACAAAGAATTAATTTGGAGAGTAGGGCCAGGAAGTGAAAGAACTATAGAAGCTGTTCAAGAGATTCAAGGAATGGAAAAAGAGTTAAAAGCACGCAATGCAGAATTTGAAGCTACGGATTGGAAAACTTTTACTCAGGAAATAAAAGAAAACTACGACTTTACTTATTAAATAAGACACATTCATAATAATGTGATGAGGATAAATGTCTCCAAGTAGAAGGCTGTCTGTTTTCTACTTGGAAACGATAGAAGTAGTATGAAGACGATTAAGAAAAATGATCCAGTATGAGTGAAGCAAGTAATCCAAGTGCAGCAATCAATCCTGTAATAGACCCTCCCTCTTCATAGGCCTCTGGCATCATTGTAGAACCTACCATAGCAATAATACCACCGCCGGCAAAAGCAGCAATAGCAGCCATAAGTGTCTCAGATGCATGGTCTAAAAAAACAAATCCTGTCCATGAACTAAAAGCTGAAATGAACAAAACAGCTGCCCATAGTAAAAAAATTTTCTTTTTAGAGAATCCGCTTTTCACTAGACCGGTCGTACTGGACAGTCCTTCAGGAATATTACTTATAAAAATAGCGATAACAAGAAGCCAGCTAACGGTTGCATTTTCAATTAAGCTAGCCCCAATCATAATGGACTCTGGGATTGCATCCATTACGGTTCCTATAAATATAGCAATTCCAGAACTACTCGCAGCCATTTGTTTGGTAGACCGCTTTCTTTTATTCGCTCCTTGACGTGAAATTAGATAGTCTAAAAAAGTAAAAACGACAGCCCCGGCAAGAAAACCAAGAGAAGTAGCTTTTAACCCGCCGTTATGAACCGAGTCTCCAAGCAGCTCATAGGTAGATGCTCCGATTAATACACCTGTCCCAAAAGCCATAATATAACCAATTATCTTTTTGCCGATAGGCAAAAAAACTGCTGCCAAAGCACCAAGAAGGACAGCTGATCCTGAAATTCCGCCCCACATCGCAGCTTGCCACATGAAAAATCCCTCCTCATCTCTATTTTCTATGGATACTTTCCCTAAGAAGAGAAAGAAGAAACGTAAAAGGAGAAGAAAGGATTTTTTTCGATTAAGTAGTGGTTTCATTTCGTTCGCCTTAAAAAATAGAGTGTTCTAGCACCCTGAGCCTATATTTATTTTAAATATTCATAAAATTTAAATTATACTGAAATAAAAAAATATTTCACTAAGATGATTGATTTAATAAAGGTAAAAGGTTTTGTTGAGTGTTTTTCTGAAAAAAACAATTGTATTTCTGAGGGAAATTTATTATTATAAAATAAGTAATTATACAGTCGAATAGCTAAAAATAGAAAAAATAGTTTAGTTGTAAAGGTACTAGATAAAAATGGAAGGTTTTAAAAACGATAGCTGTTCCATCAGACACAAAAAGTATCTTTCCTAACAGAGCTATAACAAGTTTAGGAGGAGGAAATGGAATGGCAGACAAACAGCTAAAAAGAGGCTTAGAATCCCGTCACATTCAAATGATCGCGCTAGGCGGAACAATTGGCGTTGGATTATTTATGGGATCAGCAAGCACCATCCAATGGACAGGTCCATCGGTATTGCTTGCTTACGCAATCTGCGGAATGTTTATTTTCTTTATTATGCGTGCCATGGGCGAAATGCTGTACATGGAACCAAGCACAGGTTCATTCGCTACATTTGGCCACAAATATATTCATCCATTAGCAGGTTATATGGCTGCGTGGAGCAACTGGTTTCAATTTGTAATCGTAGGGATGTCTGAAATTATAGCGGTAGGAGCATATATGCATTACTGGTTCCCACATCTACCTGCTTGGGTACCAGGTATTATTGCCATGTTGATTTTAGGCACAGCCAACTTAGTTTCAGTGAAATCATTTGGAGAGTTTGAATTTTGGTTTGCGATGATTAAGATTGTAACGATTATTTTGATGATTATTGCAGGGCTCGGGTTGATTTTCTTCGGATTTGGAAACGGGGGAGACGCTATTGGATTATCAAACCTTTGGGCACACGGCGGCTTCTTTGCAGGCGGATGGTCAGGTTTTTTCTTTGCACTATCTCTTGTTGTTGCAGCTTATCAAGGAGTCGAGCTAATTGGTATTACAGCTGGTGAAGCAAAGGACCCTAAAAAAACGTTAAGAAACGCAATTCAAAGCATCATCTGGCGCATTTTAATTTTTTATATTGGAGCTATTTTCGTTATCGTGACGGTATATCCGTGGAATGAATTAGATTCTTTAGGGAGTCCATTTGTATCTACATTTGCTAAAGTTGGTGTTACGGCAGCTGCAGGTATCATTAACTTTGTTGTTATTACAGCAGCTATGTCAGGCTGTAACAGTGGAATTTTTAGTGCAGGACGCATGCTTTATACGCTTGGCGTAAACGGTCAAGCACCTAAATTCTTCACAAAAATTTCTCGTAACGGCGTTCCAATTTATAGCACACTCGCTGTTATGATTGGATTGGTAATTGGTGTTGTTTTAAACTACATCGCTCCACCGAATGTATTTGTTTATGTATACAGTGCGAGCGTGCTTCCGGGAATGATTCCTTGGTTCATCATTCTTATCAGCCAAATTCGTTTCCGTAAAGCTAAAGGTGCTGAAATGGATAGTCATCCTTTCAAAATGCCTTTTGCACCTGTAACGAATTATGTAACTATTGCCTTTCTACTAATGGTGCTTGTAGGCATGTGGTTTAATGATGAAACGCGTATCTCACTTATTGTAGGAGTTATTTTCCTCGCTCTTGTTGTCATTAGTTTTTACGCATTCGGAATAAATAAGCGTATGATACCTGATACAGAGAACGGTCAAATAAAGAAATAAATATGCTTTTTCATAAGTGAAAGGCAAAACAAAAAAACGGCTGAGAAAAGCCGTTTTTTTGTTTTGTTTAAATGAAAGATACAAGAAAAATGTCATTGTACGCTGATAGTTTGGATAAACTATATTCGTTCATATAACGTAAAGGAGCGAATGTTATGAGAAGCCACAGATATATTATCAAAGATTCACTAAAAGCTGATGAAGTTGCCAAGGATTTGGAACTGCAGCTGGATATAAACCGAATGTCCGATGTCAGAATTCTTTCGGTAAATGCACAAAACGAAATACTCGTTCAAATGCAGGAGGAGAACGAGGAAGCAGGAGATGTTATTGATGTATTTATGAAAGAGTATAAAACAGGAGAAATTATTGAATAGCATGTAATTGAGAAGAATATTGAGTGGTTTTGTTGAATAAATAAAAAGAAAACACCTTTATTTTTTATTGAAAAAGAAACGGACGTAAGAAAACTTCTTGTTTATCAAGAAGTTTCTTTTGTATCTGAACAGTAGTTTGTATACGTAGGGGAGAGGTGATGAAGGTGAAAAAAAATGGTGAAGGCCACGTCCTTTTTATTATTCTCGGAGGTCTGTTTATTTTAATAGGCACACTCTTTGCAAATACTTCCGTTTATTTTCTCATCTCCGGATGGATAGCAGCCGTCTGTTGTTTAGGAATCAGCGCTGTACTAAAGAAAGAAAAAACAAAATCAGTCAGTAAAGAGGAGGAAGAATAATAATTTTTATATAAAAATGGAAAGTAAATATATGAAAAGGAAGAATGGATATCCATTCTTCCTTAAGTCATGGTGTGTATGAAATTGTCTTAGAAACGTCCGCCGCCAAGTTGTTGCTCAGCTAATTGTACAAGACGTTTTGTGATTTCGCCGCCTACTGATCCGTTTGCACGTGCAGTAGTGTCAGCTCCTAAATTTACTCCGAACTCGCTAGCGATTTCATATTTCATTTGATCGATTGCTTGTTCAGCCCCGTATACTAATAATTCATTATTATTGCTGCTTTTGTTGTTTGCCATTGTATTCAACTCCTTTCTGTAACGTTAAGGTGTGAATAAAGGAAGAAGAATATGCAATAAACTGATATTTATTTTATAAAAAACGTATTTTTACGTTGTTTGTCCTTCTAGAAGCTTAACGGGAAGGCAGATTTCACGAGGTATATTGCTGAATTCTCCTTCAATTTCTTTTAGTAAAATATCAATGGCTGTTTGAGCAATCGATTCAATGGGCTGTTGAACTGTAGTTAGACCAGGTAACAAAGTCTGACTGGCCTCCGTTCCGTCATAGCCCACAATTTTTAAATCTCTTGGGATGTTTTTTCCTCTTTTTTGTGCTTCTGCAACTACTAAAGCTGCAAGTAAGTCATCACTTGCAAAAATACCATCTACTTCCGGATTTTCTTCAAAAACCTTAGAAATAGTTTCTCTCTGGATGTTGCGGTCGAAGGTATTTGAAATTTCATACGTGATAGGCTGTTTTCCGTACTTTTTCATCACGTTTTCATAAGCTTTCCTTCTTAAGTTAGCTGGAGTTTCGAGTTTAAGGGGGCCGTTAATATGAATAATATGCTTACAATCTTTTGAAATGAGCAATTCCGTGGCTTGTTTTCCTCCAGAATAGTTATCAGAAGATACGGTAGGAATATCTGTTGATAAATAATGATCCACTGCAACTACAGGAAGACTTTGACTTTCTGAATCAAAAATACCTCTATTATAAGTAACGGCAATCACACCATCTACCTGATTTCTGATGAGCATCTCTACATATTTTTTTTCTTTATCAATTCGATTAAGACTGTTGCAAAGAAGTACTTTGTAGTTAAGAGAAGCACATATACTTTCAATGTGAAAGGCTAACTCTCCGAAAAAAGGGTTGCTCGTTTGCGGGACAATCATACCGATTAAATTTGTTCGTTTATTAAATAATGAACGTGCAATATCATTTGGGAAATAATTAATTTCTTTCATTGCTTTATAAACATTTTCTCGCGTTTCTTTGCTTATGTAACCACGGTTATTTAATACACGAGAAACGGTAGTCGGTGAAACACCTGCAATTTTTGCTACATCACTAATCTTGGCTTTCATCTAATTTCCTCCTAATTTCTCCAAAACATTGCTTTTATAGTATATATCAGACATGTAAAAGCCTTAAAATAAATTGCAATTAAGCAAATAGCTTTCAGTCGTTACGTTTTCTTTTGACCAATAAAAATCTATGTAAAGATTGTAAACGGTTTATTAAACAATTTAAACATACCACAAAGCCCACTTTTACACCTAATACAATCTTTTTTTAAAATATAAAATGTGAAACCGGTTGACATATGAAACCGGTTGACATAAAATCATATTGAAAGTGCTTTCATTTTGTTAGATAAAAGATTTTATATCTTAAGCTAAAGGGGTAACTAAAATGAAAAGTTCAAAAAGTTTATATTGGAAGCTGAGTGCATATTTTTTCTTCTTCTTTTTTACGTGGTCGTCCAGCTACTCTTTATTTTCTATCTGGTTAGGGCAAGAGATTAAGTTGAACGGATCAGCAACAGGCTTAATCTTTTCTGTGAACGCTATCTTTGCTTTGTGTATGCAGCCTTTGTACGGATATATATCTGACAGGATAGGTTTAAAGAAACACGTTTTATTTTTTATTAGCTGTCTTTTAGTGTTTGTAGGACCATTTTATATTTTTGTTTATGGACCTTTGCTTCAATACAATGTGGTGATAGGGGCTATTATTGGAGGCTTATATTTAGGAGTAGCGTTTTTGGCGGGCATCGGAGCGATTGAAACATACATAGAGAAAGTCAGCCGAAAATATAAATTTGAGTATGGAAAATCTAGAATGTGGGGGTCATTAGGCTGGGCTGCAGCTACGTTTTTTGCAGGACAATTATTTAATATTAATCCTCACATTAATTTTTGGGTGGCATCTGTTTCAGCGGTTATCCTAGTCGCTATTATTTTTTCTGTAAAAGTAGAAATGAGCAGTTATGAAATGGAAAAAGCTGAATCCGTCACGCTAAGAGATGTAGGTAGTTTATTTTTATTGAAGGAATTTTGGTTTTTTATGATTTATGTTGTTGGTGTTACATGCGTATATGGGGTATACGATCAGCAATTTCCTATCTATTATGCATCTTTGTTTCCTACTGAATCGATAGGTAACCAAGTATTTGGCTACTTAAATTCGTTTCAAGTATTTTTAGAAGCTGGAATGATGTTCGCAGCACCGTTTATTGTAAATAAGATCGGTGCAAAAAATAGTTTAATTTTAGCAGGATTTCTAATGGGATTTCGTATTATTGGGTCAGGGCTTGTTGTTGGTCCAATCGGAATATCTTCAATGAAACTCATTCATGCATTAGAACTTCCTATTATGCTCATTGCCATCTTTAAATATTTGGCAGCTAACTTTGACACGCGCCTATCTTCCATCCTTTATTTGGTTGGATTCCAATTTGCTTCGCAAATAGGTGCTTCAGTTCTTTCACCCATAGTGGGAGGATTATATGATAGCGTAGGTTTTTCCCGTACCTATTTAATTATGGGAGGTATGGTTTTGGTATTTAACGTTATTTCGATGTTTACACTACTAAACTCTAAAAAACATAGATTTATAAGAAAAGATGTACAAGAAAACACGCAGATTATATAGGGGGATATGATGATGTTAACGATAAATAAAATCGAGCAAGCTCAACATTCATTAAATGAAGCAGAGAAAAAGGTGAATCATCAATATCGGTTAGGGTATCATATTATGGCGCCAGCGAACTGGATTAATGATCCGAATGGGTTGGTTCAGTATAAAGGAGAATATCATGTTTTTTATCAACATCATCCTTATGACGAAAATTGGGGGCCAATGCATTGGGGACATGTCAAAAGCAAAGATCTTGTTCATTGGCAGCACTTGCCGATTGCTTTAGCTCCTGGAGATTCATTTGATAAAGATGGATGTTTTTCTGGAAGTGCCGTGGATAACGAAGGAGAGCTTACGTTAATTTATACAGGACATAATTATATAGACAAAGAGCTGGATACTTTTTTTCAAAACCAAAATATAGCTGTTAGTAAAGACGGCATTACCTTTGAAAAAGCAGAGGCCAACCCAGTTATTGCTGAGCCGCCAGCAGATAGCTCTCATCATTTTAGAGATCCTAAAGTATGGAAGCACGAAGGTTTCTGGTATATGATTCTAGGAAACTCAACAAAGAAACAAGAGGGCCGTGTTATCTTATACCGGTCTTCAAATTTACAAAAATGGGAATATGTTGGTGTTCTTGCTAAAAGCGATGGAGATCTAGGATACATGTGGGAGTGTCCAGACTTCTTTGAGTTAGACGGAAAGCATGTGTTAATGATTTCTCCTCAAGGGATAGAAGCAAAAGGTGATTCCTATCACAACCTTTTCCAAACAGGATATTTAGTTGGAGAATATAATTATGGAACCAATACATTTCATCATGGGTCATTTACTGAATTAGATTACGGCCACGATTTTTATGCTGTTCAAACACTTTTAGATGATAAAGGACGGCGAATTGCAATTGGCTGGATGGACATGTGGGAAGCTAATATGCCAACGAAAGAGGATGGATGGTGCGGTGCGCTAACGCTCCCGAGAGAACTAACTTTAAGAGAGGATAAAGTGTTAATGAACCCCGTCCAAGAGCTTACATCACTTCGGAAAACTCAGTATAATATGCTAACCAATAAAGCTCTTTCTAACAGCTATGTAGTAGAAGTAAATGAAGACTTGCTAGAGATACAAGCTGTATTTGATTTAGCGGACTGCCAAGCTTCATCGGTAGGAATAAAAATTCGTGGAATAAACAACGAAGAAACGCTTATGTGTTACAACCTTAATGAGCAAAAGTTATTGCTTGACTGTACTCACTCGGGAAAAGAAGATGGAGTGAGGAAAGTAGCGCTACAAGCAGGTGAGACACTAGCTTTACGAATATTTGTGGACCGTTCTTCCGTTGAAGTATTTGCAAACGAAGGACAAGCGACCATGACGAGCCGTATTTATCCAAAAGAAAGCAGGCTTGGAATTGAGTTATTTACTGAAGGAGGAAACGTAATCGTAAAAGAGTTAACGTATTGGAATTTAAAAGATATTTGGGGGTAAAATACAGAGGAAGAAGTATATTAATACTTCTTCCTTTTTTGAGCATTTAATAGCTCGTCAACAAAGTGGAGGTATATAAATGGATAAGGCACTTTAGATTAAAAGTACGGGCAAATACGATATAATAGTAAAAGAGATAATGAATGAAAGAGCAACTGTCCTGCTCTAAGATGCCCAGAAGAAAGCAGGATAGAGCAAGGCTACTGCGCTTATAAAACAACGATCAGTAAAGAAAGAATTATGTTTTAAGACACAAAAAGAAAAGGAGATACGATGACTAATCAAAAAGAAACAGGATGGAATTTACGTAATAGCTATGCGGAGTTACCAAACATCTTTTTTACCCCTCTTGATCCTAATCCAGTGAGTTCACCTAAAATAGTTAAATTTAACGACTCTTTAGCCGCATCTCTAGGGTTACAAAAAGAACAGCTGCAAAGCCCAGAAGGAGTTAGTATTTTGGCTGGAAACAGTTTTCCAAAAGGTGCTTTCCCGCTTGCACAAGCTTATGGGGGGCATCAATTTGGCCACTTTAACATGCTAGGAGACGGCCGGGCTTTGCTGATAGGGGAGCAAGTTACGCCTTCGGGTGAGAAAGTAGACATTCAGCTTAAAGGCTCAGGCCGAACACCATATTCCCGCGGAGGAGACGGCCGGGCAGCTCTAGGACCTATGCTGCGTGAGTATATTATTAGTGAAGCCATGCATGCTCTTGGTATTCCGACTACTCGGAGCCTAGCAGTCGTAACAACAGGTGAATCCATTGTTCGTGAAAAAGAACTGCCGGGGGCGATTTTGACGCGTGTAGCT contains the following coding sequences:
- a CDS encoding ZIP family metal transporter codes for the protein MWQAAMWGGISGSAVLLGALAAVFLPIGKKIIGYIMAFGTGVLIGASTYELLGDSVHNGGLKATSLGFLAGAVVFTFLDYLISRQGANKRKRSTKQMAASSSGIAIFIGTVMDAIPESIMIGASLIENATVSWLLVIAIFISNIPEGLSSTTGLVKSGFSKKKIFLLWAAVLFISAFSSWTGFVFLDHASETLMAAIAAFAGGGIIAMVGSTMMPEAYEEGGSITGLIAALGLLASLILDHFS
- a CDS encoding MFS transporter; translation: MKSSKSLYWKLSAYFFFFFFTWSSSYSLFSIWLGQEIKLNGSATGLIFSVNAIFALCMQPLYGYISDRIGLKKHVLFFISCLLVFVGPFYIFVYGPLLQYNVVIGAIIGGLYLGVAFLAGIGAIETYIEKVSRKYKFEYGKSRMWGSLGWAAATFFAGQLFNINPHINFWVASVSAVILVAIIFSVKVEMSSYEMEKAESVTLRDVGSLFLLKEFWFFMIYVVGVTCVYGVYDQQFPIYYASLFPTESIGNQVFGYLNSFQVFLEAGMMFAAPFIVNKIGAKNSLILAGFLMGFRIIGSGLVVGPIGISSMKLIHALELPIMLIAIFKYLAANFDTRLSSILYLVGFQFASQIGASVLSPIVGGLYDSVGFSRTYLIMGGMVLVFNVISMFTLLNSKKHRFIRKDVQENTQII
- a CDS encoding amino acid permease, giving the protein MADKQLKRGLESRHIQMIALGGTIGVGLFMGSASTIQWTGPSVLLAYAICGMFIFFIMRAMGEMLYMEPSTGSFATFGHKYIHPLAGYMAAWSNWFQFVIVGMSEIIAVGAYMHYWFPHLPAWVPGIIAMLILGTANLVSVKSFGEFEFWFAMIKIVTIILMIIAGLGLIFFGFGNGGDAIGLSNLWAHGGFFAGGWSGFFFALSLVVAAYQGVELIGITAGEAKDPKKTLRNAIQSIIWRILIFYIGAIFVIVTVYPWNELDSLGSPFVSTFAKVGVTAAAGIINFVVITAAMSGCNSGIFSAGRMLYTLGVNGQAPKFFTKISRNGVPIYSTLAVMIGLVIGVVLNYIAPPNVFVYVYSASVLPGMIPWFIILISQIRFRKAKGAEMDSHPFKMPFAPVTNYVTIAFLLMVLVGMWFNDETRISLIVGVIFLALVVISFYAFGINKRMIPDTENGQIKK
- a CDS encoding glycoside hydrolase family 32 protein; the encoded protein is MNKIEQAQHSLNEAEKKVNHQYRLGYHIMAPANWINDPNGLVQYKGEYHVFYQHHPYDENWGPMHWGHVKSKDLVHWQHLPIALAPGDSFDKDGCFSGSAVDNEGELTLIYTGHNYIDKELDTFFQNQNIAVSKDGITFEKAEANPVIAEPPADSSHHFRDPKVWKHEGFWYMILGNSTKKQEGRVILYRSSNLQKWEYVGVLAKSDGDLGYMWECPDFFELDGKHVLMISPQGIEAKGDSYHNLFQTGYLVGEYNYGTNTFHHGSFTELDYGHDFYAVQTLLDDKGRRIAIGWMDMWEANMPTKEDGWCGALTLPRELTLREDKVLMNPVQELTSLRKTQYNMLTNKALSNSYVVEVNEDLLEIQAVFDLADCQASSVGIKIRGINNEETLMCYNLNEQKLLLDCTHSGKEDGVRKVALQAGETLALRIFVDRSSVEVFANEGQATMTSRIYPKESRLGIELFTEGGNVIVKELTYWNLKDIWG
- a CDS encoding LacI family DNA-binding transcriptional regulator — its product is MKAKISDVAKIAGVSPTTVSRVLNNRGYISKETRENVYKAMKEINYFPNDIARSLFNKRTNLIGMIVPQTSNPFFGELAFHIESICASLNYKVLLCNSLNRIDKEKKYVEMLIRNQVDGVIAVTYNRGIFDSESQSLPVVAVDHYLSTDIPTVSSDNYSGGKQATELLISKDCKHIIHINGPLKLETPANLRRKAYENVMKKYGKQPITYEISNTFDRNIQRETISKVFEENPEVDGIFASDDLLAALVVAEAQKRGKNIPRDLKIVGYDGTEASQTLLPGLTTVQQPIESIAQTAIDILLKEIEGEFSNIPREICLPVKLLEGQTT
- a CDS encoding alpha/beta-type small acid-soluble spore protein produces the protein MANNKSSNNNELLVYGAEQAIDQMKYEIASEFGVNLGADTTARANGSVGGEITKRLVQLAEQQLGGGRF